The Lasioglossum baleicum chromosome 10, iyLasBale1, whole genome shotgun sequence genome contains the following window.
TAATTAATGATCGAGTAATAATAACTCATTGTCAGCCTAAAGGGGTAGTCTcgatcgtttccaggattgcgagagagcgggattcgccttctcatttctcgataatgcaaagatgggggttttcagtagtcaaaagcgctagataagaggtcaatctaggccgcatGCAGTCGCCcccacattttcaattttatgtttacgtggcgtaatttgcattattcgcatAAATGCTACGCgtgtatagctattttcataaagctgcaaattacgcctcgtaaacgtaaacggtctagattgatctcttatctagcgcttttggctactgaaaaaaTCCATCTTTATTCgcattatcgaaaaatgagGAGGCGCGTCCCGCACCCCTGCAATCGTGGAAACGAGACACTCCATTAAAAGTTAAATTAAACTCAGGGATAACATATACAGCCAAGTGTTTTATTCcattagaaaaaatactaaaatgtattggaACTTAAAGAATAAGTTAACATATATAAATGTGTAGATGATGAGTGAAGTTTTGTTTTAAAACTAAAAGCCTAGGAAACAGAATTATTGTAGTATTAAACATATATATAAAAGACGGAAATCTATTAAATGGAtgataatgaaatatttctataaataataatatttattttcaatcaataacaattgttaaaattaataaatctgaTAGATGTGGACATTAACTAATATGCttgctttttttttaattgcattactttttaatttaaaatatataaactgtacatatatttataagtggtatatatatatctatgtatatatatatattttcgtatgtttttttttatataatagttGTGAGCAtgataaattaataatacattaacatatttttaCACGTGGCAGTTGAGTTGTATGAGAAATAACTTCTCTGTTTCCAAAGAAACGATAAAATTCGCAAAAGCCTTGCTTTATCTCTATAATTCTCTTGTTCACGTTTTTCAAACGCAGTTTTGTTGTGTTCTCTATATTTAATGTATCCTACTCAGTCCTTCCcgaaaagaaaaagattaaaacaCAGAAATGCAATGTTGTACGATTGACTTAAAATACGCAACAAACGACGGCACGAAATTACAAAACAAGAGTATAATATTCACGTTTCAAGGTATTGTTTCTACATTGTCACATCGAACTTGCTCGCAGATTTCTTTCGAACGAGTACGAAGAAGCGTGATTCGATGGAAATTAAATTATCGTTCCAATGGAATTTAAAGAGGAGCCTCGAACCGAAATTCTTCTTCAGAACCTAATTTAGATGATTTTATAATTCCAGTTTTACAAATGATTCTAACATAGGCGTACAATTGACCTCACCGTTTTCGGTAAGGTCTACCGAGTAGGGCTGTTACTtcccttcgaaggtcgaagactTTCaagcttcgaatttcgaagcttcgatttctgaAACTTTGAAGGTGaggagtagactgcggatatttatgcaattttcagtttttgtaggcatattttaagaaagtggagacaaataaaatctgatttgcagtggtagtagcctttgcagatttgaaataaataaagctcgtactaaattctgtggaattttatattgtagcaatttttgaaaaatttcaaaagccacaaatgcataaagatccgcagtttagtgatgAGAATCGAAATTTCGAAGCTTCTAATTAAAGCTTTACTTTACAttgaaaattctgtgaaaattctgtcttcgaagagtcgaagcaCCGTAAAAGTAACAGTCCTACCACCGAGCCTCACTTTCACCGATAcgtattttaatttgataaatatacATGCGCGTGTGTAGGTGTGTCGTGTGTATGCACACAAGTATACATGTGCGTgtataattcattttttaatcttACCTAAATGTTTCACGAATGCATGAATTCATTATCGATACACGAAAAACATAGTTCACGTTGCGTCTAGGATACACGGATTACGGTTGCATCGAAACGATGAGAAACGAAGCTGTGGTCGAGAAGAATAAAAACGAACGATAAACAAACAACGTAAAGAAGAAATGGACGAACAGAGATGCGTAATCGATGTGTGTAAGACGAGAGAATTAAGTTAACCGATCCTGTTGCGTTCCGcaaattaaattagtaaaaaCATATCCGTTCATAGAATATTTGATATCCTCGCTGATCGGCCCGCAGGCAGACTTACATTCTAGAAGTAGGTTTCACCGGGATTCTCACCCCACTGTACAATTGTTCTTTATAaataattcttataaattaGAATTAGTCTACGGTTTTCGATTTGACATTGAAAAACGTACAATTTACATAATATTCTCTTTACGGTAATCCACCATTAATACTGAGTGTCCCCTACCCTTATCATCCCCCCATCCCACCGCGCACGTCTCAAAAACCCCACCCTGTTCTTGCAGTTCCTCAGCCAATCGTTCTGTGACAAGTTTGGTCGGTGGCTTCTTTTCGCGTCTCTGTAcgttttctttccttttccttttctctCCGATTGAATCGGATCGAACAGGGGCAGACGAATCGAATGATTAAATTAACTTAATGCTCTAATAAAGGGGTAAGTTTCAGCTGCCTTGGTAGGGCATTTGATCGGGAACGGCGGACGAATGATTCTGATTCGGACTTTGATGAAAATGTGGATTACTCCCGTCTTGCGATAGATCACCGACTGCAGGTTCTTCGTACTTCCCCCTCTTAAACCGACCGTACAGCGACGAATAGGGTAGATTGTAGTGAATGGCTGCTTGATTGATGCTCATGTGTCCCAGTCTGAAACACGGAAACCAAACGCAGTCTCCGTTAGTTTACGAGGCCGCTAGATGCATTGCTTGAGAGTGTCGTATTTTTAATCCGAAACATTCAACCACTTCGTTGCTAGATTTCGATCGAGGTCTTAGACATTCGTTTGTAGAACTTCAATCTCTAAAGATCTGCATTTTCATGTGTATTAGGTAGAGATTGTACAGCTTCGGGAACTACGACAGATTAATTTCGAAGATCATTAAACGTATAGCTATGTTGACTTTTCTTTTTACAGTTGTGCTATTATTTCCGCGTAATCAGTTACACTCTCGTCCATAAGCCACCGGACACTGTCAGGACACTGTAATTAAAGAgcacaagcttccagcttgattttgttatattttgattagattaaaaaattgaatctaTGCATatgctatttgaataaatgttggaattAAGACATTGAGATATTGTGGGCATGAATATGGACAGCTCTAGAAgtcaaattggaaaacaattaccccactgaaattttaaaatctagaaaatataggatattttggtcagattcgatttacatgttctttacgttcgaaaaaattagtaagtaccatttttatttcataatataagtcctttaaccctttgcaatcgaATGGTGACCATTTTAAATGATCAAATTCTTCTTTATTCTTGTAAAAATGTAAaagaagatgtaaaaatcttgagAGTGAAAGACATGTCTTGATTTCGgagttaaaattgcttcgagtgcaaagggttgataacaaaaaaatcgtctgcatcgaaatttgaataagtgtccggtgacttatggacgAGAGTGTATGTCGtcagtagactgcgggtctttatgcgaaatcaaaCTTtcctgcatcgattacaagtagacagcggatctttctgcaaaataaaaatgttctacctgaatcgcaacaaactggagcgaaacaggagtttattttctttaaataataaatagtattttaaaattcttctaatgttttaactgttttaaattacacctactcatttctgtcacgaatgcatcaaatccgctgtctgattATAAGAAGCAATTCCAGCTGTTTCTCGTGAAcgcatacaatccgcagtccagtcatCAATTACGCCCGTCGTTAGCTCGATCTGTATAAAAATTTAAGCATCGCCAAGGAGCAATTTTACCTGACGGCTTCGAGTGCTTCTGTCATAGCATCCTCGCTCCATGGCGTAGGATTACTTCTGCTCAATTCGATTCCTTCCCTCTTACATCTACCGTACAAGGTCCCTGTTGGAATACCGAATTCGGTGGAAGCTCTCTGCACAGACGTTTGACCAGACCTTATTGCTTCTAAAGCGCGGTCCAGATCAGCGGGCGACCATGTGGTAGGACTGGCGTTAAACGGCGCAGCCAATCTGATGCCTTCCCTCCTCGCGATTTTGTACAACGTGCTCGAAGGTATTCCAAACGCTTTCGACGCCTTGTTAGCCGAGATCGTGCCTGTTCTCAGCGCTTCGAGGGCGTTGTTCAGACTTTCGTCGCTCCACGATTTCGTTGGTCCATCCTTTTTTGGTGTGTCTATGCCTAACCGGTGCGCTCTTTGCCATAATGTCGTCGATGGTATGCCGAAGGTTGCTGAAATCATTTAGTCAAGAGTCAGGAATAGTAGCGCGAGTATTATCGAAAGATTAACATGTTCACAATTAAGATGAACGAACGAATGTGAACATATCAAAGTCATTTAAGCATCAGGTCATCCTGTTAGGTCATAGTTTCCCAACTTTCTATTATATTATAACCGAAATGAAACAAGTACGAATTCGGCGTCTAAGTTAGAAAATTGTGTAACAGACGAAGCATTCTACAGCACGGAGTGCTTGTAAAATTATGCAAACGTTTGAAAAGATTGTGGATAGTGATAAGAGTTCTTATTTTTCGACTAGCTCTTCAACGCTTCCTTATTGTACCTACGGTACGAGCAACAGAGTGACGCCCACGTCGGGAAACTATGTATTAGGATACACTCCCTtccataagtcaccggacacttataatattgaccaaaatatcctatatttcttaaattttaaaatgtcAGTGGGGTAATTGTCTTCCAATTTGGCTTCTGGAGCTGTCCATGATCAttccacaatttctcaatctctcaattccaacatttattcaaatagtatatgtatatatttaattttgcatttaaaataaaagaataaagTCAAGCTGGGAGCTTGTACTCTTTCATTACCATTTCGTTGAATAATCAAATCAAATATTATCGcgtataatagctacatctaatcgAAATATAATCAAGCTGGAAGCCTGTACTTTTTGATTACCATTTCGTCGAAGATATATAAGAgagtgtccggtgatttacgGACGGGAGTGTATGCATTCTTATTTCTCGTGTTGCTTTAAATACATACAGAAACAGAATGTTTCGAAGAAGCTGTCTGGAACTGGGGTGGACAGATTCATAGAGATCAGTTGATGATTAATTACCGGAGGCTTTGGTCAAGCTCATGTCATGGTTCCTTAAAGCTTCTAAAGCGGCGTCCATGTCTTCCTGGGTCCACGATTTCGAACCGTGATGATGAGAGCTCGACTGTCCCGAATGGCCTCTCGAGTTGTTTTCACCGGAATCCGAGTGGACGGAACTTCCAGAGGGCATTAAACCAAGCAGCTCCGGCGTGATCATCATCATGTTGTCGCTGTCTGCTGCGTTCTTCGAACTGACACTCGCCCGGTCCGACATGTGGCTGTCGATGTCGATTGTGTCCGACGAGTCCATCGTGTGCAACGTTTCGAACTTTATCTTCACACTGTCACAATTCTGAATCTCTGTAAGCACACGCGGAGAACGATGACACTGTTGTTCCCATTTGGACCGCGACGATCGAAGATGATTGCGAACAGATATACAAAGGCAGCGGTACTATTTCTCTTTTACCAACCACCTGAATCTCACGAAAGAAGCGGCGACTAAGGCAAAGCTAGATGCGTGCACTAAATGAGGTTGCGTGGGCTGTTACGAACCGAGCAACGCAAATCTAATCGCGACTAGTTAAGCCTGATTAGACCAATTATTTTGATTCTCCTCCCCGTCTAAACGCACGACTGTGCTTTTACTCCCCCTAACGATTCACCACCAGCATCATTGAACGCGTAATACCACCCCCTACGAAGAGTACTTCGATAGAAATTAACATCgctttttacaaattaatatCTATACACCATTTATCCGTAACCCTATGTGTAAAAAGTACGTGGCAATCTTCAACGAGTAGATTACAGTATTGAATGTAATATTTTCTTGCTTAGGGCAGCACGGAATTGTCGATGGTGATGACACGACTAATAAATCATGTTAAATCCAGAATGAAAGTACACCTGTGGAATGGTGATCCGGGTCCCTCAGGTGGGTAATCGTAGTGCCCACCAATGTGGCGCTAGGTGGGGTGGGCTGGGTCTCTGGGGGTAGATCGACTTCCCCAGGATCCGGATGGTGTCCATAGTGTCCGAGACCTGTATGACAGAACATGTCACCTATTAATTACAAGTGAAAAGAGTCTGTCCCGTTATTTCTTGAAGTGGCGAACCGCCCCACACCTTAGAACCATCACATTCTTCTTCGCCCCCGGACTGTATagcagaattttcaaaaatcgaatATCTTCGAAGAACACATCCCGTCCAATCCCGTCcgtaaatcaccggacacttatctTCACACACACAActtctatattaatttttttcttcgtatgaatataaaattaatcgtacaatacttaaatgtttagtgccGCCTCAGAGTTCCACTCAAGTGCTAAGTGTTAagaataatttattgatttaactcatctaatatttattcaatattatttgattttttaactatACTTTTATACTGCATGGACGACATTCAAGATGAGCGATTATATTTACGAGTTAACCCTATGCaatcggagctatttcaactaaaaaattaaacatttcttccgaactaaaataattccattctgtattaacttttttctttgtatgaatataaaattgatgtgATACCTCCTACGAACCTTAAATGTTTACtgatattgattagataccaacatatttgataatgtaaacaatattttaaataattatgaaaaagggcctggaaagtattccgaatttaatgaaattttggcacgtcatttgggggtacactggggagtcgaatctgagttttcgacctcgaggaccctgtgctaacttggggaaggggaaaaaaccaccaaaaactttcaatttcctgctaaatgtcaaaTTGtaaggctcaaaatgtcattttgagaaacatttcctaattttgaacgcctgtctctcggtacctattgggtcaaaaaatacgtcggaatagtgaaatttgaaggaaatttaatgctcttttcatttatgaaaagaaaaagttcgtaggacccatagtttttgagttataggcgaaataccaaaaacaggtaacaaaaatcatgGTTTTTTCCCCTTCCCCAAGTTAGTACacggtcctcgaggtcgaaaactcagattcgactccccagtgtaccccccaaatgacgtgccaaaatttcatcgagttcggaatactttccaggtaaaggTACCTGGCGATTGGGCTattagtggcgactctgagtcacaaccacaaagggttaataacaaaaCACCGTCTATATCCAAATTTGAGTAAGTGTCCAGCGACTTACGGACGGGAGTGtatataaataagaaagtatACAGAGTGCATTAACACTTCACACCTACTTTACACTATCCCGTAAAGTATCAACTCTTTCAATAACACGAAGGGGTGCAGTTGTCGATAAAGATGTTCATCTTCGTTCAATTAAAGAGACCTTCGAGTTCCGTTTTTGTTGTGGAGTATTCTTCCGACGTGAAACCGGCGTGTAGAACTTTAACCCTATGATTGAAATGCATGCGAGGGTTCAGGTGTGGGGCGTAGACTCCGATTCATCGACTTAccgttgttattgttgtttGCACCGTTACCgttgttattattgttgttattgttattggtcCGTTGGCACGTTTCCAAGACTACTGTTGCTGTTGTGGCCTCCGTGCAATCTTCATCTTCGGTCTGCCAGTCTCTGTGATTCTGTGGAGTATCCGGTACAAATTTAGCGACGACCGTGACGAGATGGTAGTTCGTTGGACGGCTGTCACGTTCTCATGCTTTTCCCTTTGCGTCACGGTTCCCATCCACCCCCAGCTTCCTTTTTTTCCCCTCGTAAACAGCCGTCACAAACGTGTACACTGTAATAAAACTTACTTCTTTGTTCTCCGGATTGTAATTCCCGTTCGATTCCTCCTCTTTGTATCTGTCGTAGTGCCTCGAATCCGTTGCGCGAGGCTCGAACGTGGTCCTCGCTCGTTTGTACCGCCTCTTTAACTTGCTGAAATTTATCCTGGGAGTGCCTGGTTCCCGTGGTGGCGAGCTCAGACTCACCGATGGCGGACCGTCCCTGCTCTCCGGCACCTCGCACAGGCCCTTGATCTTCAGCTGATCTGCCGTTTTCAATAACGACTGCAACAAGATCACAAAACGTCCCGTAAGTTACTTGTTCTAACTTCTAACCGCGCAACTGTCAACGCGTTGTTGACGATGTTGTGTACACCGTGTACCCGACGTTCTCTAGACCAACGCAATAAATGGCAACCGGATAATCAAAATTTTCGCAGAAACTGAAGTTCAGTACAGAACAGGACAGCGGAGCTTGCAGAAATATTTCGGAAGAATGTTGTAGCGGAAAATGTCTTCGGACATCGTCTAACTACGTCGACGGAAGACTTCCTGCTGGGAGATCCGCTTAGAACGAGGGTGGTCTACATTTGTGTTGGAATTCAGgcatattttcggaaatgacAGTGATTCGGACGAGACCAACGAGGTGGATGATGCACAAGGCCGAATAAGGAACAGCGTGAACCGCGTTCCGAGGGGGCTGAAGAAGAAGAGACTAGCCAGACAGAGGCGGAGGCCGACGGATTTGCATATTCCTGGTAAAACCCCGTCGTCCTTACGCTCCGTCCCCGACGGATACAGTTTCATGTTGCAGTTGCCGTCTGCCGTCGTGGCGGCTCGGTCTAAAATCAGTTTCCACGATCCAGTTTCGGTGTGCAGCGATTCATCGGCGTAGTGCGTCGACCCGTGTCGAGCagcgcggcggcggcgacgtCCTCCCTGCGACTACACATTCATCCCAGCCCTATTCCTCCCCTCCCGTCTTCGGTGATCTTAACCTTGAGACCGGTGCACGAGGGAAAcactgaagaagaagaagaagacgaagaagaagaagaagaaataaagGAGGCAAAGAGGGAACAGCGAAGATCACGCTGAAGAAAGAGGAAAGGAGTAACGAGCTTGCGGTTTACTTGGAGTCGGAAGAGGGTGTGCGGCAGAGATACGAGGGGGAGGAGGAGAAAATAAAAGAACGGTACGAGAGAGCGACTTCCGCATGACGGAACGGAGTCGCGACAAGAATTTTCAGGGCGGCTCGTTCGACCACGTGGCGGCTGAAGGATGATGTTCCGTTTCCGGGAACGATCGAGACAACGGTGTACCGCGTGTACGTcttaagaagaggaagaagaggaactCAGTTCACTGAAGTAGTGCAAACAATCTTCGGGTAGAACGAAaacagagaaaaaaggaaaatagGAAACCGAGAGAAGAGTGGATGGACAGAGTCGGTCAAAAAATAGAAACGATAGAAAAAAGGAATGGGAAAAGAGAAGAGAGACGATGGGAAATGGGAAGGGTGGGAGAGGCGAATGAACGAGAGCGAGGGCCGCGTTGAAGTTGAGGCTCTCTGTTCTTTAATCAAGGCAGGGGTGGTGCGATTAGGCGGGGTCGGTAAGGGGACAGGCGGTATGAGAGCGGCAGTggtggcggtggcggcggcggcggcggcggcggcaacgACGCGGCTTGGGGGGAGAGGGTGAGGAAGTAGAGGAAGAGTTAGGCGATGGAAGCAGAGGTTCAGGTGGGGGTTTAGGCAGGCTGCGTCGGGGGTGTCGGTGGCGGCTGGAAAGCGGAGCGTGGGTGGAAAACTGGGTGGCGGTGGGTAGGACTAGGTTCACAGCGGTATGGCTGGAGAAGAAGAGAGTCGgagcgacgagagagagagagagagagagagagagagagagagagagagcgagaacgagagagagagagagagagccagcgagcgagggagagagggaaGGAATCTGACTGAGCTAGCGATTGAGTGAGCAGCCGCGGGAGTGACGAAGAGAGTCGAGGTGGGAGAGAGATGCAGAGGCAAAAACGCCCGCAGGAAGAATGGGGAGGCCTCCGACGCGGCTGTCGCGGCCCCAGGGCCGTATCGACCACCCCCAACCCCCGATTCTCTCTACGGCACTCGCGACGGCACCGACACCGATGACTTCCAACCGTTTCCACGCACACATCCTACCCTCTCTGTTGCTCCACTCATCTCTCTCCAGCACCCCGTCGtcccctcccctctctctctgtccttcACACGCCTCCCCGTGCTGCTTGTGAACGGATACGTATAACCGCGTCGAAATGTCCGCGAATCTTCGGGCTCGACAATCCGTGAGTTTCGTAGTATTGGTCGCAGCAGGGTGATCGAACTTCCCTGTCGGACGTGCATGCCACGGCGACAGCGATGGCGCGACGAACCCGGCCTCTCGAGTAATTAGGACTCTCGACGGTGCTTCGACCACGATGCGTTTTTTTAAAGACTGATTTTTCAGATTTATCTCGTAGCCTTCCAGAGAATACATgaatatcgagaatataataCCTTGAACTATCTATACCAATCGAACAAGGTTCCTCTAACGTAACGATGTACGAAATGTACATAGTAGATTTTCCGGCGATGAACGACTCGTCATGGTTCGATTAAACGAAATACAGTAGGCGAAGGAAGAAGGAAGAACGGAGACAAGCAGTGGTTTAACGACACACGAACGACGATGGCGATGGGACTTGGAGAACCACGGACGGTAGGCAATGGGTTGGTAGGGTAGTGCGGGTGTCGGTGCAGGGGTTAGGGAGCGGGTGGGTAGTTGGTTGGTTCGGCGGTGGATGCATAGGGGTGGTGCCATCGGTTCGGAGGCAAGAGGGAAAGCCACCGGCAGAATCCAACCTCACCAATCAATACTTAGGGTTCAAGGGCATCGCCCGACCAATTATCCCAGACTAATTGACGCGAGACGAGAGAAAAAAATTCTACCCCTGTTCGGGTACTTCCGATCTGTGCCTTCGCCATGGGCAACGCCGCCTTTCGACGCGACGTGTCTGTCGAACGTCTCGGGAAAAATGTTCGCGAAAAGTCCGTAACCGATCGGACGAAGCTACGGTCAAACTCGATGGGGAACTGTGTCCGTGACGAACGAGGGATCGCCTTCGATTTAGATTTCACTCAGCCCCGCTTCGCCCGAACCACCCCTTGGCCACGTCTAGACGGAGAAGCGTCGCGAGACGAAGGTTCGACGATTTCTCCCGTGGGAATCGAAGATGAGGACAAAGTTTGGTTGGGGGAGAGAAACGCGTGTCCTGAAGGCGGGAAAAAGCGTAAAAGAGCGAACAGGGAAGTCGCGCGGGGGGTTGTTGAATCGTTGAAAGATGTTCGCGTCAGGGCGCGAACGCGACGTGGggtggagagagaaagagagagagagagagagttctttCGCAGGAAGAAATAAGGGGacgatagaacgagagaagTCCaacaggtgtaaatccgcaaaAAGATCGACCGTGGAATCGTTTCACGGGAACAGGAAGGACACGATGGGGTGGCTGGGGGTTGCTCGCCGTAAGACCGTACCAAGAGACGGGTATAAAGGTACATTATACAGAGACATACCGGCGTAGGAAGGAAGAGAGACCCAGTGAGCTACAGGAAGAAGAGAGCAAGGGGGAGAGCAGAAAGAATGGGTCAGAGGGAGAAAGGTGGATGTGAAAGAGAGAAACCAGGAGGAAAGCGGAGAGGAGAACGCACAGGGGAATCCCCGAAGATGGTCGTAGGGTCTCCACTATTACGAATACGGCGCCATAACGGAATTGATAATGTAACGGGCGTCACGAGCATAACCTTCCTCTCTTCTTCTCCACGCTACATAACCTCCTTTCTGAATGGAAGCGCGACTCCGGTCACCACGTGCTCCTCGAGCAAACGCAAGAATACGACAGACGCCGAAGATGCGAGTATTTTCGTCGCGTCTTCCGTCCAAATTACCATACGTCCGCGGAGCCTATACTTCTTCCAACCATTTTCCCAATTAATCTCGCGATTCGAAACGGAACAATATGCGTTGTACTCGATTCTAAATACTTCACGCTCGATCTATAATTGAGTAACCGAAATTGATTCCTCAGCTTCTACTACGTCTCGATCTGCGATCATCGGGAGGCTGTTTAACGATCTAACACAGCATGGTCTAACCCGGCGAGATAAGACGTGCGTGTCGGAAATGTTTACGAATGTGAAACGGAGAAGCCTGATAATGTGGATAGCGCAGTTTCGCAGGCGTTCCAAAGGATTCCTGTACACGACCCGGCCTGCCGCACGAGCGTTCTGCACTCTTCGCGAGAGAGAACGATTTTTCGTGAGACGTATGTATGTACGTGTCGAGGAGAAACGATTAACACAATTCACACGGTTGTCGCGCGCTTGGTCAAACAGAGAATTCAACCGGTCCACCAATTCGATCTCGCGATTATACGTAAGTCGCGAAATGTGTTAATCCTGTGGCAGAGGCGCGTTCGCGACGTTTACACGTTGCACGATGATTTATTCAACACCGTGGCGACTGGCGACACACTGCACGCGTTTGATCGACGCCTCATGTATCGGGACCCGCGCGTTCGTTCCTGGAGCGGATTATATTCGAGCGTCGCGGACTTCGTAAACACTTCGCGAACGCGCCCGGCACCTCGTatcggcgcgccgcgccgcgccgcgtctgtGTTTCATTCATGAGAAAAAGACACTTCTTCTTCTTTGCATGTAatcacgccgcgccggttctcGGATAACAGCGGACGAGCGAATTTCCGTCGGAGCGAATAGCCGTGAAAGTGGGATCCACGTGAAACCGTTCCGGCGCAcaaaaatatctcggaaacacgATGGCTCACGTGCACGAGACGGTCGTCCGACATTCGGCGGGCACATCCAGTCGTCTATCCATGCGAAAAACTTTTGCCTCTCTTGTTCGTTGATTCGTTtgtactccctctctctctctctctcgctctctcacacacacacacactcagaCACacactctttctctcgctcgtaCGATCTCCCGCTTGATCGTTCACTCTCGtgcctatctctctctctcgctccgctattttccctctctctttctcgtcttTCCGTGTCTCGCCGGTTCGCAGACGGTCGAAAGAGAAGTCCGTCGGAGCAATGGCCAGTGTAATAACGCGACGCGGCTCGTAAGCAAGACAACACCACTGTGTTCCATCGTGGCGCGAACGAAGTTGTATCGTTTATCACTCACCTGGCTACGATGGTCCGTGGGCGAACGGTCCCTCGTCGAGAGAGCGGA
Protein-coding sequences here:
- the Psq gene encoding pipsqueak isoform X3, producing MPCALSTERRMPFHFRWASPRRRSGPARNYPLVLRGRNLLVHGFVWLFHDVDSTNAADTRSFPRRDFCASSSSSSSPPPSPPPSSFSSFTSTSSFSSSFFFFFSSSSLSSSLSGSSSPFSCRCISFARLCISPSTSSFLYSYRSSYFIIAVVAVVTSLFFPSSLISTLSLRVFPSSSSSSSSSASTSYVSALSTRDRSPTDHRSQSLLKTADQLKIKGLCEVPESRDGPPSVSLSSPPREPGTPRINFSKLKRRYKRARTTFEPRATDSRHYDRYKEEESNGNYNPENKENHRDWQTEDEDCTEATTATVVLETCQRTNNNNNNNNNGNGANNNNNGDMFCHTGLGHYGHHPDPGEVDLPPETQPTPPSATLVGTTITHLRDPDHHSTEIQNCDSVKIKFETLHTMDSSDTIDIDSHMSDRASVSSKNAADSDNMMMITPELLGLMPSGSSVHSDSGENNSRGHSGQSSSHHHGSKSWTQEDMDAALEALRNHDMSLTKASATFGIPSTTLWQRAHRLGIDTPKKDGPTKSWSDESLNNALEALRTGTISANKASKAFGIPSSTLYKIARREGIRLAAPFNASPTTWSPADLDRALEAIRLGHMSINQAAIHYNLPYSSLYGRFKRGKYEEPAVGDLSQDGSNPHFHQSPNQNHSSAVPDQMPYQGS
- the Psq gene encoding pipsqueak isoform X2 — protein: MPCALSTERRMPFHFRWASPRRRSGPARNYPLVLRGRNLLVHGFVWLFHDVDSTNAADTRSFPRRDFCASSSSSSSPPPSPPPSSFSSFTSTSSFSSSFFFFFSSSSLSSSLSGSSSPFSCRCISFARLCISPSTSSFLYSYRSSYFIIAVVAVVTSLFFPSSLISTLSLRVFPSSSSSSSSSASTSYVSALSTRDRSPTDHRSQSLLKTADQLKIKGLCEVPESRDGPPSVSLSSPPREPGTPRINFSKLKRRYKRARTTFEPRATDSRHYDRYKEEESNGNYNPENKENHRDWQTEDEDCTEATTATVVLETCQRTNNNNNNNNNGNGANNNNNGLGHYGHHPDPGEVDLPPETQPTPPSATLVGTTITHLRDPDHHSTEIQNCDSVKIKFETLHTMDSSDTIDIDSHMSDRASVSSKNAADSDNMMMITPELLGLMPSGSSVHSDSGENNSRGHSGQSSSHHHGSKSWTQEDMDAALEALRNHDMSLTKASATFGIPSTTLWQRAHRLGIDTPKKDGPTKSWSDESLNNALEALRTGTISANKASKAFGIPSSTLYKIARREGIRLAAPFNASPTTWSPADLDRALEAIRSGQTSVQRASTEFGIPTGTLYGRCKREGIELSRSNPTPWSEDAMTEALEAVRLGHMSINQAAIHYNLPYSSLYGRFKRGKYEEPAVGDLSQDGSNPHFHQSPNQNHSSAVPDQMPYQGS
- the Psq gene encoding pipsqueak isoform X9; translated protein: MSDDRLVHSLLKTADQLKIKGLCEVPESRDGPPSVSLSSPPREPGTPRINFSKLKRRYKRARTTFEPRATDSRHYDRYKEEESNGNYNPENKENHRDWQTEDEDCTEATTATVVLETCQRTNNNNNNNNNGNGANNNNNGDMFCHTGLGHYGHHPDPGEVDLPPETQPTPPSATLVGTTITHLRDPDHHSTEIQNCDSVKIKFETLHTMDSSDTIDIDSHMSDRASVSSKNAADSDNMMMITPELLGLMPSGSSVHSDSGENNSRGHSGQSSSHHHGSKSWTQEDMDAALEALRNHDMSLTKASATFGIPSTTLWQRAHRLGIDTPKKDGPTKSWSDESLNNALEALRTGTISANKASKAFGIPSSTLYKIARREGIRLAAPFNASPTTWSPADLDRALEAIRSGQTSVQRASTEFGIPTGTLYGRCKREGIELSRSNPTPWSEDAMTEALEAVRLGHMSINQAAIHYNLPYSSLYGRFKRGKYEEPAVGDLSQDGSNPHFHQSPNQNHSSAVPDQMPYQGS